In Mercurialis annua linkage group LG6, ddMerAnnu1.2, whole genome shotgun sequence, the following are encoded in one genomic region:
- the LOC126687787 gene encoding sugar transport protein 2-like — translation MAASISMLFAFSLKNIWESQLFVLMALGIVLTVVIPTIITEMELDRMSGLNIELGRSMAVGTTLAIGLNYSASYFHVWGWRFSTGFIIQVAFLLLMIYFYIFETPSWLLEYRKISESKVVLGMVLNAIHVDHMCAEIDENILRTKVVSHLQVILHHESRPALVIMPWIFWRFGRRRPLIIASILMLSSLAYVSVIFYLYVDSHFLLQSSIVYVIMGLTKSEHKKLKNEGEEKGLSDQICDHHSFFFRTRNCMIFVALD, via the exons ATGGCAGCTTCAATATCGATGTTGTTTGCTTTTTCCTTGAAGAATATATGGGAAAGTCAACTTTTTGTTTTGATGGCACTGGGAATCGTACTAACAGTT GTAATACCAACCATTATTACTGAGATGGAGTTAGACAGAATGAGCGGATTGAATATAGAACTTGGACGTTCAATGGCTGTTGGTACAACATTAGCTATAGGGCTGAATTATTCTGCTTCATATTTTCATGTGTGGGGGTGGAGATTTTCAACTGGATTTATAATTCAAGTTGCATTTCTCTTACTCATGatatatttctatatttttgaGACACCTTCCTGGTTGTTGGAGTATAGAAAAATAAGTGAATCTAAAGTTGTGCTGGGAATGGTGCTGAACGCAATCCATGTGGATCACATGTGTGCAGAGAttgatgaaaatattttaagaacGAAAGTTGTTAGTCATCTACAAGTGATATTGCATCATGAAAGCCGCCCAGCTTTAGTAATCATG CCATGGATTTTTTGGAGATTCGGAAGGAGGAGACCTCTTATTATAGCCTCTATTCTGATGCTATCATCTCTG GCGTATGTTTCAGTTATATTTTACTTGTATGTCGACTCACATTTCTTACTTCAAAGTTCTATTGTTTACGTCATTATGGGTTTGACC AAATCAGAGCATAAGAAACTTAAGAATGAAGGAGAAGAGAAGGGTTTGAGCGATCAAATTTGCGATCATCACAGTTTCTTctttcggactcggaattgtaTGATATTCGTTGCGTtggattaa